A single window of Archangium gephyra DNA harbors:
- a CDS encoding urate hydroxylase PuuD translates to MSAFIHEWLNLLVRWVHVIAAIMWIGDSFLFMWLDSHLTAPSRPREGAVVGELWMTHSGGFYEVVKRKSLAQGELPDTLYWFKWESYTTWISGFLLLIIVFHLNGASLLIDPGVYPLTGWQAVAISLGLLPLAYGLYELLWKTPLARNNRAFAAVGFVLITALAYGLTRVFSARGAYLQVGATLGTIMAANVFFRIIPAQRYMLAMTREGKPVDTTLGLRAKGRSIQNHYLTLPVLFTMISNHFPSTYGGSMPWLVLGLLFVVGAGLKYAMNFRAHTPPLAWAGTGLALIGVIVLTRPPPDPALEQFAGKPPVKFEQVASVMQTRCATCHAARPSSPMFAAPPQGVILDTPDAIRTHADRVFVRAVATKTMPLGNLTGMTEDERALVGAWFAQGGEVPADAKMPDFVAPPVAAAPAAAPTAGAAQADIPESSRNYFASVCSTCHGPNGAGDGMVAAALNPKPRNFGDKAWQKSITDDAIKKIIVEGGASVGKSAVMPPNPPLADDAETLNGLVRLIRAFGA, encoded by the coding sequence ATGTCCGCCTTCATTCATGAATGGCTGAACCTCCTGGTGCGCTGGGTCCACGTGATCGCGGCCATCATGTGGATCGGAGATTCGTTCCTCTTCATGTGGCTCGACAGCCACCTCACCGCGCCGAGCCGCCCCCGCGAGGGCGCCGTGGTGGGCGAGCTGTGGATGACCCACAGCGGTGGTTTCTACGAAGTGGTGAAGCGCAAGTCGCTCGCCCAGGGCGAGCTGCCGGACACGCTCTACTGGTTCAAGTGGGAGAGCTACACCACGTGGATCAGCGGCTTCCTGCTGCTCATCATCGTCTTCCACCTCAACGGCGCGTCGCTGCTCATCGACCCGGGCGTCTACCCGCTCACCGGCTGGCAGGCCGTCGCCATCAGCCTGGGCCTCCTGCCGCTCGCGTATGGCCTGTACGAGCTGCTGTGGAAGACGCCACTGGCCAGGAACAACCGGGCGTTCGCCGCGGTGGGGTTCGTGTTGATCACCGCTCTGGCGTACGGGCTCACCCGCGTCTTCAGCGCGCGGGGCGCGTACCTGCAGGTGGGCGCCACGCTCGGCACGATCATGGCGGCCAACGTGTTCTTCCGGATCATCCCCGCGCAGCGCTACATGCTCGCGATGACTCGCGAGGGCAAGCCGGTGGACACCACCCTGGGCCTGCGCGCCAAGGGCCGCTCCATCCAGAACCACTACCTGACGCTGCCCGTGCTGTTCACGATGATCTCCAACCACTTCCCGAGCACCTATGGTGGCTCGATGCCGTGGCTGGTGCTGGGGTTGCTGTTCGTCGTGGGCGCGGGGCTGAAGTACGCGATGAACTTCCGCGCCCACACGCCGCCGCTGGCCTGGGCAGGCACGGGTCTGGCGTTGATCGGGGTGATCGTGCTGACGCGGCCGCCGCCGGATCCCGCGCTCGAGCAGTTCGCGGGCAAGCCGCCGGTGAAGTTCGAGCAGGTGGCCTCGGTGATGCAGACACGCTGCGCCACCTGCCACGCGGCACGGCCCTCGAGCCCGATGTTCGCCGCGCCGCCACAGGGAGTGATACTCGACACGCCGGACGCCATCCGCACCCACGCCGATCGCGTCTTCGTGCGCGCGGTGGCCACCAAGACGATGCCGCTCGGCAACCTCACGGGCATGACGGAGGACGAGCGCGCGCTGGTGGGCGCGTGGTTCGCCCAGGGTGGCGAGGTGCCCGCGGACGCGAAGATGCCCGACTTCGTCGCTCCGCCCGTGGCCGCCGCTCCGGCCGCCGCTCCCACGGCGGGGGCCGCGCAGGCGGACATCCCGGAGTCCTCGCGCAACTACTTCGCCTCGGTGTGCAGCACCTGCCATGGCCCCAATGGGGCGGGGGATGGCATGGTCGCGGCGGCGCTGAATCCGAAGCCGCGCAACTTCGGCGACAAGGCGTGGCAGAAGAGCATCACCGACGACGCCATCAAGAAGATCATCGTCGAGGGCGGGGCGTCGGTGGGCAAGAGCGCGGTGATGCCGCCGAACCCACCGCTCGCGGACGATGCCGAGACGCTCAACGGCCTGGTGAGGCTCATCCGCGCCTTTGGCGCTTGA
- the allB gene encoding allantoinase AllB: protein MQPFIVRGNRVLTPQGIRPAAIHIQDGRITRVEAGDTVPPGANVLEAGDLLVTPGVVDSHVHINEPGRTEWEGFETATAAAAAGGITTVVDMPLNCIPATTTREAAEAKLAALEGKLHVDVAFWGGVIPGNVDALEGLAKFGVPGCKCFTCPSGVDEFPHVSREDLDVALPRLRDLGLTLLVHAEAPGPLDAAERAVSGKDPRDYRTYLGSRPRAAEDEAIAMIIDLCRKHRARAHIVHLSSGSALPMIRAAQQEGVQITAETCLHYLAFTAEEIAAGATSFKCAPPIREAENRELLWRGLEDGTIGMVVSDHSPCTPALKKPEAGDFLQAWGGISSLQLGLSVLWTLAKERGHSVEQMFRWNVEGPARLAGVSDRKGRLAPGYDADLVLWDDTASFVVQPEAIRHRHHVTPYAGRRLFGQVKKTLVGGRMAYDAASNQPPATVGRFLAVRR from the coding sequence ATGCAGCCGTTCATCGTGCGCGGCAATCGCGTGCTGACGCCGCAGGGGATCCGCCCCGCGGCGATCCATATCCAGGACGGACGAATCACCAGGGTGGAGGCGGGTGACACCGTGCCTCCGGGCGCGAACGTGCTCGAGGCGGGCGACCTGCTCGTCACGCCGGGCGTCGTCGACAGCCACGTCCACATCAACGAGCCGGGCCGCACCGAGTGGGAGGGCTTCGAGACGGCGACCGCGGCCGCCGCGGCGGGGGGCATCACCACTGTGGTGGACATGCCACTCAACTGCATTCCCGCCACCACCACGCGCGAGGCGGCCGAGGCGAAGCTCGCGGCGCTCGAGGGCAAGCTGCACGTGGACGTGGCGTTCTGGGGTGGGGTGATTCCCGGGAACGTGGACGCGCTCGAGGGGCTCGCGAAGTTCGGCGTGCCCGGCTGCAAGTGCTTCACCTGCCCGTCCGGCGTGGACGAGTTCCCGCACGTCTCGCGCGAGGATCTCGACGTGGCGCTGCCTCGGCTCCGGGACCTGGGACTGACCCTGCTCGTCCACGCGGAGGCACCGGGTCCGCTCGATGCCGCGGAGCGGGCCGTTTCCGGGAAGGATCCCCGGGACTACCGCACCTATCTCGGCTCCCGGCCGCGCGCGGCGGAGGACGAGGCCATCGCGATGATCATCGACCTGTGCCGCAAGCACCGGGCGCGCGCGCACATCGTGCACCTGTCGAGCGGGTCCGCCCTGCCGATGATCCGCGCCGCGCAGCAGGAGGGCGTGCAGATCACCGCGGAGACGTGCCTGCACTACCTGGCCTTCACCGCGGAGGAGATTGCCGCGGGGGCCACGAGCTTCAAGTGCGCACCGCCCATCCGCGAGGCGGAGAACCGCGAGCTGCTCTGGCGCGGGCTGGAGGACGGGACGATCGGCATGGTGGTGTCGGACCACTCGCCGTGCACGCCCGCGCTGAAGAAGCCGGAGGCCGGCGACTTCCTCCAGGCGTGGGGTGGCATCAGCTCGCTGCAGCTCGGGCTGTCGGTGCTGTGGACGCTGGCGAAGGAGCGCGGCCACTCCGTGGAGCAGATGTTCCGCTGGAACGTCGAGGGCCCCGCGCGGCTCGCGGGCGTGTCGGACCGGAAGGGGCGGCTCGCTCCCGGGTACGACGCGGACCTGGTGCTCTGGGACGACACGGCCTCCTTCGTGGTCCAGCCCGAGGCCATCCGCCACCGTCACCACGTGACGCCCTACGCGGGCCGGCGGCTGTTCGGACAGGTGAAGAAAACCCTCGTCGGAGGCCGGATGGCGTATGACGCTGCGTCCAACCAGCCCCCGGCCACCGTTGGCCGCTTCCTGGCGGTTCGGAGGTAA
- a CDS encoding bestrophin family protein — protein MIQYDPHHWWRHLLKLRGGILKEIVGRLGVFVVWAVAVVWFHRHVFKVDVPATGHTLAGTVLSLLLVFRTNSSYDRFWEGRKLWGGVVNETRNLVRAAALNISSPELVRRVTAWTAVYPYALTRVLRSGGDDLGPAAAVLPRAEINQILNARNAGLAVAMRISATLVEARRLGFISDIIQMELDRNVQLLVDYQGGCERIVRTPMPFAYMLHLRRTLIIFMLGLPFALVEPFGWATVPVILLIAHTFLGIEEIGVEIEEPFGTEDNDLPLEDISGGIARILDDLVQWNDQAIDSPALSYPGIPAPKEPPPVA, from the coding sequence ATGATCCAATACGACCCGCATCACTGGTGGCGGCACCTCCTGAAACTCCGCGGCGGCATCCTCAAGGAGATCGTCGGACGGCTCGGCGTGTTCGTGGTCTGGGCCGTGGCGGTGGTCTGGTTCCATCGGCACGTCTTCAAGGTGGACGTCCCCGCCACCGGACACACGCTGGCCGGCACCGTGCTCAGCTTGTTGCTCGTGTTCCGCACCAACTCCTCCTACGACCGGTTCTGGGAGGGACGCAAGCTGTGGGGGGGCGTCGTCAACGAGACCCGGAACCTGGTGCGCGCGGCGGCATTGAACATCTCCTCGCCCGAGCTGGTGCGCCGGGTGACGGCGTGGACGGCGGTGTACCCGTACGCGCTGACCCGGGTCCTCCGCAGCGGGGGTGACGACCTCGGGCCCGCCGCGGCCGTGCTCCCCCGCGCGGAAATCAACCAGATCCTCAACGCGCGCAACGCCGGCCTCGCGGTGGCGATGCGCATCTCCGCCACCCTCGTCGAGGCCCGCCGCCTCGGGTTCATCTCCGACATCATCCAGATGGAGCTCGACCGCAACGTCCAGCTCCTCGTGGATTATCAGGGCGGGTGTGAGCGCATCGTCCGGACGCCGATGCCGTTCGCGTACATGCTCCACCTGCGCCGCACGCTCATCATCTTCATGCTCGGCCTGCCCTTCGCCCTCGTGGAGCCCTTCGGGTGGGCGACGGTGCCCGTCATCCTGCTCATCGCCCACACCTTCCTGGGCATCGAGGAGATTGGCGTGGAGATCGAAGAGCCCTTCGGAACCGAGGACAACGACCTGCCGCTCGAGGACATCTCCGGCGGCATCGCGCGGATCCTCGATGACCTGGTGCAGTGGAACGACCAGGCCATCGACAGCCCCGCGCTGAGCTACCCGGGGATACCGGCCCCGAAGGAGCCTCCCCCGGTGGCGTGA